The proteins below are encoded in one region of Roseovarius bejariae:
- a CDS encoding CaiB/BaiF CoA transferase family protein, with product MTTPLAGLKVIELARILAGPWAGQTLADLGAEVIKVESPAGDDTRNWGPPFIDREDDRSAAYFHSCNRGKSSVTVDFRTPEGQAQVRDMVREADVVIENFKLGGLAKYGLDYDSLKEINPGLIYCSITGFGQDGPYAHRAGYDYIIQGMSGLMSITGDPQGQPTKVGVAITDVFTGVYATTAILAALHQRHATGQGQQIDMALLDVAVSVTANQAMNYLSTGTAPGRLSNYHPNLSPYQVFDCADGHIIIAVGNDGQFARLCELLGRADLATHEDYATNPARVANRESLDALLTERTSTFTKADLLAACEAQGVPAGPINDLQEVFDDPQVKARNMRVDLDGVPGVRSPFRFSGAELNLARPSPKLGEDNGS from the coding sequence ATGACCACCCCGCTTGCCGGCCTGAAAGTCATTGAACTGGCCCGTATTCTGGCCGGCCCCTGGGCCGGTCAGACGCTGGCCGATCTGGGCGCCGAGGTGATCAAGGTCGAAAGCCCCGCAGGCGACGATACCCGCAACTGGGGCCCGCCCTTCATCGACCGCGAGGATGACCGCTCGGCGGCCTATTTTCATTCCTGCAATCGTGGCAAATCCAGTGTCACCGTGGATTTCCGCACGCCCGAGGGGCAGGCGCAGGTGCGCGACATGGTGCGCGAGGCCGACGTGGTGATCGAGAACTTCAAGCTGGGTGGGCTTGCCAAGTATGGACTGGACTACGACAGCCTGAAAGAGATCAACCCCGGCCTGATTTACTGTTCCATCACCGGGTTCGGTCAGGACGGGCCTTATGCCCACCGCGCCGGGTATGATTACATCATTCAAGGCATGTCCGGCCTGATGTCGATCACCGGCGATCCGCAGGGCCAGCCCACAAAGGTCGGCGTGGCGATCACCGATGTCTTCACCGGCGTCTATGCCACGACCGCCATTCTGGCCGCCCTCCATCAACGCCACGCAACCGGGCAGGGGCAACAGATCGACATGGCCCTGCTGGACGTGGCGGTGTCCGTCACCGCCAATCAGGCGATGAATTACCTCTCGACCGGCACCGCGCCGGGGCGCTTGAGCAATTACCACCCCAACCTTTCCCCCTATCAGGTCTTCGATTGCGCCGATGGTCATATCATCATCGCCGTGGGGAATGACGGGCAGTTCGCGCGTCTTTGCGAGCTTCTGGGGCGTGCCGATCTGGCCACGCACGAGGACTACGCCACCAATCCCGCCCGTGTCGCGAACCGCGAAAGCCTCGATGCGCTTTTGACCGAACGCACAAGCACCTTCACCAAGGCCGATCTGCTGGCCGCCTGCGAGGCGCAGGGCGTGCCCGCCGGACCGATAAATGACTTGCAGGAGGTCTTTGACGACCCGCAGGTGAAGGCCCGAAACATGCGCGTCGATCTGGATGGCGTTCCCGGCGTGCGCTCGCCTTTCCGCTTTTCGGGGGCCGAGTTGAACCTTGCCCGCCCCTCGCCCAAACTGGGCGAAGATAACGGGAGCTGA